GAGGAGACTCCCGGCGTTCCCGGCCTCGACCTGCCGGGCATCGGAATCGACTCGGTGGCCCGCGGATTCGGCTGCCACGCGGTCGTCGTGGACACCGTCGCCGACCTGGAGCAGGAGCTGAAGGCGACGCTCACCGCGGACACCCCGACTGTCATCGTCGTGCACACCCAACCGCAGAAGGCCATGTTGTGAAGCGGAATCAGCCCCACACCCCGGGCGGCCGGTCGCCCAGGGGTCGGGCCAGCCGGGTGGCGATGACCAGTTCGAGGACGGAGTCGAGCTTGCGCAGGTCGTAACCGGTCTGGTCGCTGATCCGGTTCAGTCGGTAGTGGGCAGTGTTCGTGTGCACCCGCAGGTGTTCGCTGAGCGCCTTCACGTTCAGGTCGCTGGCCAGGTAGGCGAGCAGCGTCGTGGTCAGGACGCCGCCGTGGGCGATGTCCTCGGCGACGAATCGGTGGATCGCCGCCGGGATGAGTCGTTCGGCGGTGGAGTCGCGGAACGAGGTCAGGTAGTCGAAAGCGCTCAGCGACGGCAGGGCGAGCACGCCACCGTCCGGCCCGAGGCTCTCGGCCGCGCCCCGTGCCTCCCGATGCGCCGAGGCCACGCCGCTGAGCCCCTGATGAACGGTGCTCAGCCCGATCGCCAACCGGACGTCCTGCTTCGCCAGTCGCTCGCACACGGCGGACAACTCGGCGGCCACCTGATCGGTGTCCGAGTCCCGCGCCGGGGCGACGATCACGATCTCGTCGCGCCGCAGCACCACGAGCGGCCGCAACCGGCCGCCGCACGCCCGGGCCACCCCCCCGGCTGCCGAACGGACCACCTGCTCGTCGTCCGGCACCGCACGGGGCAACGCCAGGACGACGAAGCACGGCACGTCCCGGCCCAACCCGGCGTCGCGGGCGGCATCGAGGCGCGGGCCCGGGGGGATCGGCCGGGAGGCGACCAGGTCCTCGAGCAGGTCGCGGCGGACCCGATCGCCACCGGCCATGTCCAACTGCTCGATCTCGATGTACAACTCGGCGGCGTAGGTGGTCGCGACGTTGATGTGGTCCAACAGCGGCCCGACCAACCCCAGGACCGCGGCGGGATTGCCCTTGGCCTCGGCCTCCTCGACGAGGACGTCCCAGATGATCTCCTGGGTGATCCGGAAGGCCTGCAGGTAATCGGCGATGGGCACCCGACCCACCCGCATCGCGGTGTGCCGGCGGGTGAACAGCAACGTCTCCCGGTTCGGCGGGGTCTCACCGGCCAATGAGGCTCGAAGCGCCAGCACGTGCTCGCCGATGTGCGTCACCACGTCTGCGCGCAGCGTCGCGTCGTGCACGGCCGGATAGCCGAGGATCTCCTGCCAGATCCGCTCCACGGCCCGGGCGACGACCTCTTCCCACCGTTGCTGCAACCGGTCGAGAACAGCAGGCAGGACCGACGCGGCGGCCTCCGACCGCCCGGCTGGCGTCATGTCCGCTCCCGGTGACGCAGTTGGCTTGGACTTCGCGATCCTGCTCGCCGACCGTTCGACTCGCAAGAGGGTGACAGTAGCCGTGCCGGCCGGAATTGTGCTCGGCGCACATGATCCGGTGGGCCGATTGGTGGTCCGCGACCGCGGATTCTGTGCGGTGGCACGGCTACTTTCCCAGCCATGCTTGCGGTGAGCACGATCGAGGAGTTGCACGGCCGGCTAGGGCAGGAACTCGGGGTCAGCGACTGGCACCCGGTCACCCAGCAGGACATCACCCTGTTCGCCGAAGTCACCCACGACCGGCAGTGGATCCACACCGACGTCGAGAAGGCAGCAGCGCTCGGGCCGTTCGGCGGAACCATCGCCCACGGGTACTACACCCTTGCTCTGGCGATGCACCTGATGCAGCAGGTGGTGTCCCTCGACGGTTTCGCGATGGTGATCAACTACGGGCTCAATCGGGTCCGATTCCCGGCCCCGTTGCCGGTCGGCGACCGGGTCCGGCTGCGGCTCTCGCTGGAGAGGATCGAGAACCGCGCCGGCGGCGGCGACGTGACCTTCCTGATGAGCTTCGAGTCCGCCGGTCAGGAAAAGCCGGTCTGCATCGCCGAGTCGGTCGTTCGCGTCTTCGACGCAGGCTGAGCCCCATCCCCTGCCCGGAGGCCGATCATGAGCGACACCGCAATTCACCCGTCCGCCGAGAGGCCGGTGTACACCGGCATCGGGAACGCGCTGCGCACCGACTATTTCCTCATCCGGGAACAGCTCTCGGCGCAGGAACTGGACTATCTGGACCGGACGCGAGCCTTCGTCCACGCCGAGGTGCTCCCGGTCATCAACGGCTACTGGGAGCGCGCCGACCTGCCCCTGGAACTGTTCCGTCGGGTCGGGGAACTCGGCCTGGTCGGCGACGGCCTGAGCGGCTACGGTTGCCCGCCGATGAGTGCCACGGCCGCGGGTCTGGTGGCCATGGAACTGCACCGCGGCGACGGGAGCCTGGGGACGTTCGTCGGTGTCCAGGGCGGCCTGGCCATGCGTTCGATCGCCATGCACGGCTCGGCGGAGCAGAAACAGCGGTGGCTGCCTGCCATGGCCCGCTGCGAGAAGTTGGGTGCGTTCGCGCTGACCGAACCGCGCCACGGTTCGGACTCGGTCACGTTGGAGACCGAGGCCCGCCGGGACGGCGACGAGTACGTCATCAACGGTGCCAAGCGGTGGATCGGCAACGGCGCCACCGCCGATGTGGTGGTGATGTGGGCCCGCGACACCGAGGACATGCAGGTCAAGGGATTCCTCATCGAGAATGGCACTCCCGGCTACGACGCGCGGGTCATCGAGGGCAAGGTGTCGCTGCGTGCGCTGTGGCAGGCCGACATCGATCTGGTCGACGTACGGGTGCCGGTGGCCAACCAATTGCCGGGCGTACGCAGCTTCAAGCACGTCGCCGAGGTGCTGAAGGCCACCCGTGCCTCGTGTGCCTGGGCGGCCCTGGGTCACGCGGTGGCCGGCTACGACGCCGCCCTGGCCTACGCGGGTCAACGCACCCAGTTCGGTCGTCCGCTGACGCGCTTTCAGATCGTGCAGGAGAAGCTCGTCCAGATGCTCTGCGACGTGACGGCCATGCAGCTCTACTGCCTGCGCATCGGCAGGCTCGACGAGACCGACGGGATGTCCGACACGATCGCCGCGCTGGCCAAGCTCAACAACACGGTCAAGGCCCGCCAGGTCCTGGCCGAGGCGCGCAACATGCTCGGCGGCAACGGGATCCTGCTGGAGAACCACGTGATGCGCCACCTGTGCGACATCGAGGCGATCCACACCTACGAGGGCACCGAGACCATCCAGACGCTGCTGGTGGGCCGCGACATCACCGGGTTCGGCGCCTTCACCTGAGCTTGGTCGAAGGAGAGGGCAACGATATGCAACCCTCGCGCGACCTGCCCCGACGTCGGTTCGTCGGGCATCTGCTCGTGGCACCGACGTTGGTGGCCGCGGCGAGACTGGGTGTGGACCTGCTCAGCGCACCGTCGGCCGCGGCGGAGGACGGCCCACCGGCAGTGCTGCAACCGTCTACCGTCTACGACCTGAACGATCTGTTGACCGATGCCGCACGGCCCACCTCGCACCTGATCAGCGTGCAGGTCGACGCGGACGGCATGGCGTTGTTCGCGTTGCCGCGGGCCGAGGTCGGGCAAGGGATCACCACCGCCGCCGCGATGCTGATCGCCGAGGAGTTGGACCTGCCGTTGGCCAAGGTCCATGTCACCCTCGCCGATGCCCGCCCGGAACTGATGTGGAATCAGCTGACCGGTGGATCGAACACCCTGCATGCGATGTACGAACCGATCCGGCTTGCCGCGGCCACCGCTCGCGAGCAGCTGAAAAGGACCGCTGCCGTTCGCTGGGGTGTGCCGGTCGCGACGTTGACCACCGGTGACGGCATGGTCCACGGCTCCGGGCGCAGCGCCTCGTACGGCTCGTTGGCCGCCGCGGCAGCCGTGGTCGAGACGACCGCGATCGACGTGGAACTCAAGCCCGCCACGAAATTCAGCCTGGTCGGCAAGCCCCAGAACCGGGTCGACGCCCACCTGGCCGTCACCGGGCGCAAGGTGTTCGCGATGGACATCACAATCCCCGGCCTGCAACCGGCGATGGTGTGCCGGCCACCGACGATCACCGGCAGGCCCAAGGCGGTCCACAACCTCGATGCCGTCAAGGCCATGCCGGGCATC
The Sporichthyaceae bacterium DNA segment above includes these coding regions:
- a CDS encoding helix-turn-helix domain-containing protein, which gives rise to MTPAGRSEAAASVLPAVLDRLQQRWEEVVARAVERIWQEILGYPAVHDATLRADVVTHIGEHVLALRASLAGETPPNRETLLFTRRHTAMRVGRVPIADYLQAFRITQEIIWDVLVEEAEAKGNPAAVLGLVGPLLDHINVATTYAAELYIEIEQLDMAGGDRVRRDLLEDLVASRPIPPGPRLDAARDAGLGRDVPCFVVLALPRAVPDDEQVVRSAAGGVARACGGRLRPLVVLRRDEIVIVAPARDSDTDQVAAELSAVCERLAKQDVRLAIGLSTVHQGLSGVASAHREARGAAESLGPDGGVLALPSLSAFDYLTSFRDSTAERLIPAAIHRFVAEDIAHGGVLTTTLLAYLASDLNVKALSEHLRVHTNTAHYRLNRISDQTGYDLRKLDSVLELVIATRLARPLGDRPPGVWG
- a CDS encoding MaoC family dehydratase; this encodes MLAVSTIEELHGRLGQELGVSDWHPVTQQDITLFAEVTHDRQWIHTDVEKAAALGPFGGTIAHGYYTLALAMHLMQQVVSLDGFAMVINYGLNRVRFPAPLPVGDRVRLRLSLERIENRAGGGDVTFLMSFESAGQEKPVCIAESVVRVFDAG
- a CDS encoding acyl-CoA dehydrogenase family protein, producing MSDTAIHPSAERPVYTGIGNALRTDYFLIREQLSAQELDYLDRTRAFVHAEVLPVINGYWERADLPLELFRRVGELGLVGDGLSGYGCPPMSATAAGLVAMELHRGDGSLGTFVGVQGGLAMRSIAMHGSAEQKQRWLPAMARCEKLGAFALTEPRHGSDSVTLETEARRDGDEYVINGAKRWIGNGATADVVVMWARDTEDMQVKGFLIENGTPGYDARVIEGKVSLRALWQADIDLVDVRVPVANQLPGVRSFKHVAEVLKATRASCAWAALGHAVAGYDAALAYAGQRTQFGRPLTRFQIVQEKLVQMLCDVTAMQLYCLRIGRLDETDGMSDTIAALAKLNNTVKARQVLAEARNMLGGNGILLENHVMRHLCDIEAIHTYEGTETIQTLLVGRDITGFGAFT